From the Paucidesulfovibrio longus DSM 6739 genome, the window CACGGAGGCGTTGCCCACCCGGTTGCCCATCAACCGGACGCAGGCCTCGGCCAGAAGATCGCCGGGCGGCGCCGGGCGCAGGTAGTCCACGCGCAGGTCGATGGTGGCCACCCGGTCGCCGGGCTCGCCCGAAGCCCAGACGGCGATCCCGCCGCAGGTGTCCACCAGGGTGGAGAGCAACCCGCCGTGCAGGGCCGGACGCCGGGCGTCGCCGATGAATTCCGGGCGAAAGGGCAGCCTCAGCCGGGCGTAGCCCTCGCGGATTTCTTCCACGCGCAGCCCCAGCAGCACATGAAAGGGAATCTCGTTCAGGTGCCGCTTGAACTCATCGTTCGTCATGCGCTTTCCTTTCCAGAAGATCGTTGACCAGCGCCACCCAGGCGTCCATGCCGCTTTGCGCCCGATCCGGCCAGAC encodes:
- a CDS encoding PaaI family thioesterase → MTNDEFKRHLNEIPFHVLLGLRVEEIREGYARLRLPFRPEFIGDARRPALHGGLLSTLVDTCGGIAVWASGEPGDRVATIDLRVDYLRPAPPGDLLAEACVRLMGNRVGNASVTVFAADDPETPLVEGRGVYNVRRGERT